Proteins encoded by one window of Collimonas fungivorans:
- a CDS encoding ABC transporter permease — MTSISPPHPLASRSRLARLRRPRLNWPRGLVVTLAAVAIFLPLALIFYQSFLSAPFFAPVKTLSLEPYRFIFDDPDFRQAFINGLLLASGLALIAVPLGGMLAFLMVRTDLPGRSWIAPMLLVPIFVSPMVIAFGYVVAMGPVGFYTVWVQDLLRLVGIEATPWNVYAFPSIVIIAGLTHVPHVYLYASAALKSLGADVEEAARVAGASPLQVALNVSLPMIMPALAYAGVLVFFLGFEVFGLVLVLGDPEGHLVLPTYLYKLTNKLGTPSYHLMAAVAVCLVAVTLPLVMIQRWLLRSANKYVSIKGKGARQKALPLGKWKWLAFGLIAVWLIFTIVIPLSGIALRAFVSHWGYGVSLIDTFTLQHFRDIWEQPALVRGIVNTILIGVIGGAIAVACYCCIALAMHRKSDGITRFLDYSVLIPRAVPGLLAGLSFLWVFLFVPSFLDNMLKGYDNVVAQWLVEHVIPQLRELRSTIFSVWLAYSVVWLAYGLRLITTALLQVGPELEEAARAVGARRSQVTRDVTLPLVRYGVLGAWLMVFLIFEREYSTGVYLLSPGTEVIGALIVSLWASGSVDLVATLSFINITLVAIGLGIALRFGVKLHD, encoded by the coding sequence ATGACATCCATTTCTCCTCCCCATCCGCTGGCCAGCCGTTCCCGGCTGGCGCGCCTACGCCGGCCGCGCCTCAATTGGCCGCGCGGACTGGTGGTCACGCTGGCGGCGGTGGCGATTTTCCTGCCGCTGGCGCTGATCTTTTACCAAAGTTTTCTGTCTGCGCCGTTCTTCGCGCCGGTCAAGACCCTGAGCCTGGAACCGTATCGTTTCATTTTTGACGATCCAGATTTTCGCCAGGCTTTCATCAACGGCTTGCTGCTGGCCAGCGGCCTGGCGCTGATCGCAGTGCCGCTGGGCGGCATGCTGGCGTTCCTGATGGTACGCACCGACCTGCCGGGCCGTAGCTGGATCGCACCGATGCTGCTGGTGCCGATTTTTGTATCGCCGATGGTGATCGCCTTCGGTTATGTGGTGGCGATGGGACCGGTCGGCTTCTATACGGTGTGGGTGCAAGACCTGCTGCGCCTGGTCGGCATCGAAGCGACGCCTTGGAATGTGTATGCTTTCCCCAGCATCGTCATCATCGCCGGCCTGACCCACGTGCCGCACGTTTACCTGTATGCCTCGGCAGCGCTGAAGAGCCTCGGCGCCGATGTCGAGGAAGCCGCGCGCGTAGCCGGCGCTTCGCCTTTGCAGGTGGCGTTGAACGTATCGCTGCCGATGATCATGCCGGCCCTGGCTTACGCCGGCGTGCTGGTGTTTTTCCTCGGTTTCGAAGTGTTCGGCCTGGTGCTGGTGCTGGGCGATCCAGAAGGCCACCTGGTGCTGCCGACCTACCTGTACAAGCTGACCAACAAGCTCGGCACGCCGTCCTACCACCTGATGGCGGCGGTGGCGGTGTGCCTGGTGGCGGTGACTTTGCCGCTGGTGATGATCCAGCGCTGGCTGCTGCGTTCGGCCAATAAATATGTCTCGATCAAGGGCAAGGGCGCACGCCAGAAGGCGCTGCCGCTGGGCAAGTGGAAATGGCTGGCGTTCGGCCTGATCGCGGTCTGGCTGATTTTCACGATCGTGATTCCGCTGTCCGGCATTGCCCTGCGCGCGTTTGTCTCGCACTGGGGTTACGGCGTATCGCTGATCGACACTTTCACCTTGCAGCACTTCCGCGATATCTGGGAACAGCCGGCGCTGGTGCGCGGCATCGTCAACACCATCCTGATCGGCGTCATCGGCGGCGCGATCGCGGTGGCCTGCTACTGCTGCATCGCGCTGGCGATGCATCGCAAGTCGGACGGCATCACCCGTTTCCTCGACTACAGCGTGCTGATCCCGCGCGCCGTGCCGGGTTTGCTGGCCGGCTTGTCATTCCTGTGGGTGTTCCTGTTCGTGCCGTCGTTCCTCGACAACATGCTGAAGGGCTACGACAACGTAGTGGCGCAGTGGCTGGTGGAGCACGTGATTCCGCAACTGCGCGAACTGCGCTCCACCATCTTCTCGGTGTGGCTGGCTTACTCGGTGGTGTGGCTGGCGTATGGCTTGCGCCTGATCACCACGGCGCTGCTGCAGGTCGGCCCGGAGCTGGAAGAAGCGGCGCGCGCAGTCGGCGCCCGCCGCTCGCAGGTGACACGCGACGTGACGCTGCCGCTGGTGCGCTACGGCGTGCTGGGCGCCTGGCTGATGGTGTTCCTGATCTTCGAACGCGAATATTCGACCGGCGTCTACCTGCTCTCGCCGGGCACCGAAGTGATCGGCGCGCTGATCGTGTCGCTGTGGGCTTCCGGCTCGGTCGACCTGGTCGCCACTCTCTCCTTCATCAACATCACGCTGGTGGCCATCGGCCTCGGCATTGCGCTGCGCTTTGGCGTCAAGCTGCACGACTAA
- a CDS encoding ABC transporter substrate-binding protein has product MLIKKTLAGAIAAISLGLALNASAQAPAGYPADYAKIVDGAKKEGKLVIYSATDSKAAEPLIKDFSTLYPGVKVEFNDMNSTEVYNRFISEAAAGGATADVLWSSAMDLQFKLASEGYAAVYKSQEAAAIPAWANYKDSAYGTTFEPLAIVYNKRLVSADEVPANHADLVKLLTAKADKFRNKVTTYDIEKSGVGFSFITEDAQINPQFWDLAKTFGDVGIRVQSSTGTMLERISSGENLIGYNVIGSYAQARAAKDPSIGVSFTKDYNLVLSRVVFINKSAKNMNAAKLWIDYLLSKRGQTIISNESQLYALRADVTGHNTLGSLTTQLGGALKPIAITPALLQYLDQTKRLAFLKQWKAAAGKK; this is encoded by the coding sequence ATGCTTATCAAAAAAACCCTGGCCGGCGCAATCGCCGCCATATCGCTGGGCCTGGCCCTGAATGCTTCGGCCCAGGCGCCGGCCGGCTACCCTGCCGATTACGCCAAGATCGTCGACGGCGCCAAGAAAGAAGGCAAGCTGGTGATCTACAGCGCCACCGATTCCAAGGCTGCGGAACCGTTGATCAAAGATTTCAGCACACTCTACCCTGGTGTCAAAGTCGAGTTCAACGACATGAATTCGACCGAGGTGTACAACCGCTTCATTTCGGAAGCGGCTGCCGGCGGCGCTACTGCCGACGTGCTGTGGTCGTCGGCGATGGACCTGCAGTTCAAGCTGGCCAGCGAAGGTTATGCCGCGGTGTACAAATCGCAGGAAGCCGCTGCGATCCCGGCCTGGGCCAACTATAAGGACAGCGCTTACGGCACGACTTTCGAACCGTTGGCCATTGTGTACAACAAGCGCCTGGTGAGCGCCGACGAAGTGCCGGCCAACCATGCCGACCTGGTCAAGCTGCTGACCGCCAAGGCCGACAAGTTCCGCAACAAGGTGACTACCTACGATATCGAAAAATCGGGCGTCGGTTTCTCTTTCATCACCGAAGATGCGCAAATCAATCCGCAGTTCTGGGACCTGGCGAAAACCTTCGGCGATGTCGGCATCCGCGTGCAATCTTCGACCGGCACCATGCTGGAACGGATTTCCTCCGGCGAGAACCTGATCGGCTACAACGTGATCGGCTCTTACGCCCAGGCGCGCGCCGCCAAGGATCCGTCGATCGGCGTCTCCTTCACCAAGGATTACAACCTGGTGCTGTCGCGCGTGGTGTTCATCAACAAATCAGCCAAGAACATGAACGCGGCCAAGCTGTGGATCGACTACCTGCTGTCCAAGCGCGGCCAGACCATCATCTCGAACGAGTCCCAGCTGTATGCCTTGCGTGCTGACGTCACCGGCCACAACACCCTGGGCAGCCTGACTACCCAGCTGGGCGGCGCGCTGAAGCCGATCGCGATTACTCCGGCCCTGCTGCAATACCTGGACCAGACCAAGCGCCTGGCGTTCCTGAAACAGTGGAAAGCCGCCGCAGGGAAGAAATAA
- a CDS encoding Bug family tripartite tricarboxylate transporter substrate binding protein: MNSVITWIAALSACVTLGANAAPVQSHVQCIAPAKPGGGMAVTCKLVQKGLQLQSSSADPVKISYLPGGIGAVAWNSIVTQRRAEADTLVAFSGGSLMNLAQGKYGDADVSNVRWVAALGVDYGMIAVRSDSPYKTLPDLLDALKKNPSKVTIGAAGTVGSQDWLKISMLAKQKQIDPKNLRFVALEGGGEAFTALRAGHVQIISGDASEATLHSLDGEIRVLVVLSEKRLPGALADVPTAREQGMDVSWPIIRGVYMGPQVSDADYKRWVGTFEKMMATPEFDQLRARNGLYPFALSGDKLTAYIKKTVEDYRKQSDQLGLIR, from the coding sequence ATGAATTCCGTAATCACCTGGATTGCTGCACTCAGTGCATGTGTCACGCTCGGCGCCAACGCGGCGCCGGTGCAGTCGCATGTGCAATGTATCGCGCCAGCCAAACCGGGCGGCGGCATGGCCGTGACCTGCAAGCTGGTGCAGAAGGGCCTGCAGCTGCAATCTTCATCCGCAGATCCCGTCAAGATCAGCTACCTGCCAGGCGGCATCGGCGCCGTGGCCTGGAATTCCATTGTTACCCAACGCCGCGCCGAAGCCGATACGCTGGTGGCGTTTTCCGGCGGCTCGCTGATGAACCTGGCGCAAGGAAAATACGGCGATGCCGATGTCAGCAACGTGCGCTGGGTAGCTGCGCTCGGGGTCGACTACGGCATGATTGCGGTGCGCAGCGATTCACCGTACAAGACCTTGCCGGACCTGCTCGACGCCCTCAAGAAAAATCCTTCGAAAGTCACCATAGGCGCTGCCGGCACGGTAGGCAGCCAGGACTGGCTGAAAATTTCCATGCTGGCCAAGCAAAAACAGATCGATCCCAAGAACCTGCGCTTCGTCGCCCTGGAAGGCGGCGGCGAAGCCTTCACCGCCTTGCGCGCCGGCCACGTGCAAATCATCTCCGGCGATGCCTCGGAAGCTACCTTGCATTCGCTGGACGGCGAGATCCGCGTGCTGGTGGTGCTGTCCGAAAAACGCCTGCCAGGCGCACTGGCCGATGTGCCGACCGCGCGCGAGCAGGGCATGGACGTCAGCTGGCCGATCATCCGCGGCGTCTATATGGGTCCGCAGGTAAGCGACGCCGATTACAAACGCTGGGTCGGCACCTTCGAGAAGATGATGGCGACCCCGGAATTCGACCAGCTGCGCGCCCGCAACGGACTGTATCCGTTTGCGCTGAGCGGCGACAAGCTGACTGCATACATTAAAAAAACCGTTGAAGACTATCGCAAACAATCGGACCAGCTTGGCTTGATCAGATAA
- a CDS encoding response regulator, with the protein MRILLIEDHVELSRWLTKALQDAHWSVECAMNGADADSLLHTQQYALVILDLSLPKMDGLEVLKRLRARGSKTPVLILTARGGLQDRVQGLNLGADDYLAKPFELVELEARVKALLRRAQGGEAPIYSCGALQFDTVSRMFSYGNAVLALTPREHAVLEVLISRAGRVVSKEKLFDEVFSLVDDANPDAIEIYIHRLRKKLQRPGAEAVAITTLRGLGYLLEVVAEK; encoded by the coding sequence ATGCGGATTTTACTGATTGAAGACCACGTTGAGTTGTCGCGCTGGCTGACCAAGGCGCTGCAGGATGCGCACTGGTCGGTCGAATGCGCCATGAACGGCGCCGACGCCGACAGCCTGCTGCACACCCAGCAGTATGCGCTGGTGATTCTCGATCTCAGCTTGCCGAAAATGGACGGACTGGAAGTCTTGAAGCGCTTGCGCGCGCGCGGCAGCAAGACCCCGGTATTGATCCTGACCGCGCGCGGCGGTTTGCAAGACCGGGTGCAGGGCCTGAACCTGGGCGCCGACGACTACCTGGCCAAACCGTTCGAACTGGTCGAGCTGGAAGCGCGCGTCAAGGCCCTGCTGCGTCGCGCGCAAGGCGGCGAAGCGCCGATCTACAGCTGCGGCGCCTTGCAGTTCGATACGGTGTCACGCATGTTCAGTTATGGCAACGCGGTGCTGGCGCTGACGCCGCGCGAGCATGCGGTGCTGGAAGTGCTGATCAGCCGCGCTGGCCGCGTGGTGTCCAAGGAAAAACTGTTCGACGAAGTGTTTTCGCTGGTTGACGACGCCAATCCCGACGCCATTGAAATCTATATTCATCGCCTGCGCAAGAAATTGCAGCGCCCCGGCGCCGAAGCAGTCGCCATCACTACGTTGCGCGGTCTCGGCTACCTGCTGGAAGTTGTTGCCGAAAAATGA
- a CDS encoding sensor histidine kinase, protein MKAPPVHPHAAAAESKPAKSLGSLRSQLLSWLLIPLLLLVALDAFSVYRNALDVADLAYDRALLASTRALAERVSVVDGKVVADVPYVALDSFETDTLGRIYYKVTGTRGEFVSGYEDLPALPPDVPRSEIYPALVRFYHASYHNQAVRIAALYQPVYDDSMRGIALIQVGETMDARSDLTRKILFSTMWRQGLLVTVAALLVWFAVRFVLRPLMQLKAAVEARATTDLADFEVNQVHREVRPLVVAMNGYMGRLQALITGQRRFIADASHQLRTPLTVLKTQAELALRELDRNPNDARAWHSLREIVASIAGTTDATVHLANRLLTLARAEHGAAESGNEPVSLTDIAHQVGMEQARAAVKKQIDLSFDAADQLIVSGNALLLHELASNLLDNAIHYTPAGGKIVLRVRRDSVAQRALLEVEDSGMGIAEEDRERVFSAFYRAPSAQQQNPSGAGLGLSIVRDIASAHGARITLSAVEEGKELAPGLKVSLSFPLVLSMDS, encoded by the coding sequence ATGAAGGCGCCGCCAGTCCATCCGCATGCAGCTGCGGCTGAATCCAAGCCGGCAAAGTCTTTGGGCAGCCTGCGCAGCCAGTTGCTGAGCTGGCTCCTGATTCCCTTGCTGCTGCTGGTGGCGCTGGATGCATTTTCGGTCTACCGCAACGCGCTTGATGTGGCCGACCTGGCCTATGACCGCGCCCTGCTCGCTTCGACCCGGGCGCTGGCGGAACGCGTATCGGTGGTCGACGGCAAGGTGGTCGCCGATGTGCCGTATGTAGCGCTGGACAGCTTCGAAACCGATACCCTGGGCCGCATCTATTACAAGGTCACCGGTACCCGCGGCGAATTCGTTTCAGGCTACGAAGACCTGCCGGCCTTGCCGCCCGACGTGCCGCGCTCGGAAATCTATCCGGCGCTGGTGCGTTTTTATCACGCCAGCTATCACAACCAGGCAGTGCGCATCGCCGCCCTGTACCAGCCGGTGTACGACGATTCGATGCGCGGCATCGCCCTGATCCAGGTCGGCGAAACCATGGATGCGCGCAGCGACCTGACCCGCAAGATTTTATTCAGCACCATGTGGCGCCAGGGTTTGCTGGTGACGGTAGCGGCTCTGCTGGTATGGTTTGCGGTGCGTTTTGTGCTGCGTCCGCTGATGCAGCTGAAAGCCGCGGTGGAAGCGCGCGCCACCACCGACCTGGCCGATTTCGAAGTCAACCAGGTGCACAGGGAAGTGCGGCCGCTGGTGGTTGCGATGAATGGCTACATGGGACGTTTGCAGGCGCTGATCACAGGGCAGCGCCGCTTCATCGCCGACGCTTCGCATCAGCTGCGCACTCCACTTACTGTACTTAAAACGCAGGCCGAACTGGCGTTGCGCGAACTGGATCGCAATCCTAACGATGCGCGCGCCTGGCACAGCCTGCGCGAAATCGTCGCCAGCATTGCCGGCACCACCGATGCCACCGTCCACCTGGCCAACCGGCTGCTGACGCTGGCGCGCGCCGAGCACGGTGCTGCCGAGAGCGGCAATGAACCGGTGTCGCTCACCGACATCGCACACCAGGTCGGCATGGAACAGGCGCGCGCCGCGGTGAAGAAACAGATCGACCTGTCCTTCGATGCGGCCGACCAGCTGATCGTCAGCGGCAATGCCTTGCTGCTGCACGAACTGGCCAGCAATCTGCTGGACAATGCGATTCATTACACCCCGGCCGGCGGCAAGATCGTATTGCGCGTGCGGCGCGACAGCGTAGCCCAGCGCGCTCTGCTGGAAGTGGAAGACAGCGGCATGGGCATCGCCGAAGAAGACCGGGAGCGCGTGTTTTCCGCGTTTTATCGCGCTCCGTCGGCGCAACAGCAAAACCCCAGCGGCGCCGGCCTCGGTTTGTCGATCGTGCGCGATATCGCCTCCGCGCATGGCGCACGGATTACCCTCTCCGCCGTTGAAGAGGGTAAGGAGCTGGCGCCCGGCCTGAAGGTGAGTCTCAGCTTCCCCTTGGTTTTATCGATGGATTCCTGA
- a CDS encoding metal-sensitive transcriptional regulator, with the protein MSDTPVKIVHGTALTDEQKKDLLHRLARVEGQIRGVQKLIANAAVPADCEGVAQQLAAARKALDRAFVTLLTDAIVTHTAAAANPEQAEKNARNLAALLDKFA; encoded by the coding sequence TTGAGCGATACGCCCGTTAAAATAGTGCACGGCACAGCCCTGACCGATGAACAGAAAAAAGATCTGCTGCACCGGCTGGCGCGGGTCGAAGGCCAGATCCGCGGCGTGCAGAAACTGATCGCCAATGCCGCCGTGCCGGCCGATTGCGAAGGCGTCGCCCAGCAGCTGGCGGCGGCGCGCAAGGCGCTCGACAGGGCATTCGTCACTTTGCTGACGGATGCTATCGTCACTCATACCGCTGCCGCGGCCAATCCGGAGCAAGCCGAAAAAAACGCCAGGAACCTGGCTGCCTTGCTGGACAAATTTGCCTGA